tgtgtgtactttttgttttatatagttgtcagccaggcatctaactatgaaaaaattacaccccaaaagaccccgggcttctgacaaaacaacccgggcttaagcccagtaagccacccccacgctccgcccctggtcTGCATCACATGTATTCTGGAAGTTCACGTCCACACAGGGTACCCAACCCTTTAATCCCTGTAGGTCACTCTGTGGGTGGAAGGTGGGATGATGTCacgtagggctgcacgattaatcgttagaaaatcgcgatgtcgattcatacttatgtgcgatctcatttccaaatgacaacgattttaaaaaaaaaaagaaaaaaaaagacgacaacgacgattgtaccgcattttgatccgggacgtaatctgcatgaaaacaagcgctcactcttcctgctcaacaaatgacaagggcggagccttataccacgtgatacagaagctgtgccgtgtgatgctaaaattagcagggaaaaaacaacgttgagcacgtcagggatgacgagaaagtgacaggagaaaatccgtcccggtcaaccacccaaacatcaataacgggaaccttatacagcgcttccctatacacgtcgaactcccgcaggcacaaagaaattacggaggctatcacttatcacctgaccaaagatatggctcccatcaacactgtgcaaaacgagggatttaggaaaatgatcaacaccctagagaaacgctacacagtgccgtcccgcaactatttttctattgttgcactacctgctctatacacgcagcgtcCAGCAacggagacggaatttcaagcagtacaacattttgcggcaacaacaaaacctgagacatttgttgtttttatgtttatttattgtttttatgttcagtctcaactgttacgaagttgatgtgcagttaataagtgcaataaatatttatactggaaatatttatactggaattTATACTGTATACTGGAATTATTATACTGGAATTTATACTGtatacaataaatatttatactggaaaagaaaatcgtgagagaatcgtgatctcaattctaagccaaaaaaatcgtgattctcattttatgcaaaatcgtgcagccctaatgTCACGTCTACTTTCAGGTTTCTGCGGCTAGGTGGATAGTCAGCTGTTTTCTGTCCCGATGACAAACAACGTTTCCTCCGCCATTGGAGGAAATGTTGTTTGAGGGTCGTCTGGCGATTCCTGCAGACGGTGATCGGCGCCATCAGTGGAGAAACTGTCATGCCTGGTTGATGATGATTGAGGtgtcctgctgctgcagataATAATCAATAATCAGTAAACCCCCAAGCCCCACCATGACGTGACAAACgcatctgtgtatgtgtgcgcgcgtgtaAAGTTAAAGTTGCTGCTCGGGGTAAACGTGTTGAGAAGAATTACAGTCTAACTCAGAACAGCAGGGGAAGCCAGTGAGCAGCTGTCTTTAGCTGAGTACGTTTAATCAGGTTTTTATGCTGCGTCTGTTTGTAGGTTTGAAGGTGAACATGTGGAAGAACCCACACTGAGTCAGTGAGATCCAGATGTTCACCTGGGCAGATGTTCAGGAGCAGCCTGGTCAGCGGTTTGCCCTCGGAGAAGGCATCAGAGAGACTTTGTGATGTTGGAGATCTGCAGCTATCGATTATTTTGGTAATGAAGTAATTGGACAAGGAACACTTTTGTCTTCTTAATGAGGAATAATAAacattaagagaaaaaaacagaatgaactgctcttttctattttaaaaacggcaatgttttaaagtttaactGTAAACAATATCTATgaaaaattgttttaattttaatctgtttcagattacaatttaatttaattaaacatcGACTTAAATGCAAAATATATAAGATATATACACAACCTTAACTAGGCCATTAAAATGTACCTTTTCTCTTCTTGGAAGGCTTTCTTATGTTAATAGGAGGCAAGTTTCTGTTGTGATGGTGTAGACATGAATAATTCAGTGTTTAACCTAAAATCCTTCCGGTCAGTAGCTCACAGTTTTACTAGCTCACATTAATTTTTATTGTCTTgtgaaaaaagcttttattttttaggtttttcaaaacaatacaatattatatatttttccacttttaaTCTGAAAAATGTTACAAAGCCTTCAAATTAATCTGGTCTAGTACACCCCACACCCTCCTTTAGACTCACCCTTGTTCGCTTCCATTTAAAATATGATGGCTCTATGATTTAAACATGCATCAGGCTAAGTTCACAGCTCATCTCCAGATTTCAATAAAACTTCTGGAGCAGATTTGTCTTTGTGTGAAACAAACTGTGTCAAAGTTTATTGGTCGGGCGCTCCTGCAGCGGTCTCTCACTAAAGGGTTTAATGGTGGTCACAGGAACAGCTGCTGTTATCTTTCACTTCGCCTCTTTGCTCTTTGGTGTGTAAACAGACTTTGCCTCCACATTAAACTGTGCCAGAGTCCTCACCACTGCCGCTGTGGTGTTCTCAGTGTTTCTGGGTAAAACTGTATTACTCGATAAATCGTTTCAGGCTTACACATGgctcattatttttaaattatttattgttattttgtatttttattttaaaatgaaattttccATTATTAGTTTCTTTATGGAGAGTCCTGTGTGACCCGACCAATGCACACACTGTGTGTGGGTCGCACACAGGACATCAGTCAGCTGACAGTCATGCTTTGCAGTCACACTGAGGTCAAAGGTTAGTTTGGAGCAGAGAATATAGTGATCAAAGTGGAATAACTCTGCTGGGAAGACAAAGTAGTCACAGCTGTGAACAGGTGACAGGAAGTGCTCCTAGCTAAAAACCCTAGTCAGACTTAAGCCCAGCTTTGCTACCATATCAAGACGACTCATTCATCATCTTTTTCGTCCTGTAATGACAACGAGGAGGTGGAGAACACCTGAGCTGCAGCCATTCCTGTTCTCGGTCGTGTTAAAAGTACCTGCACTCACCTGCTGTAGTTGAGCGTGAAGGTGAGTGGGGTCAAGGGCTGCATCTCTGCTGTTAACCTCAGGATttgatcacttcctgtttgtgtgatGCTGTCTGAATAAAGAGTTTGTAATTtatggaagaaaacaaacaaacaaacaaacaaacaaacaaaaaaacaacaacacacaaactgACCACACAGCTACTCTCAGATTTATTTCTAACTTGACCAATATCAAGTTTACAAAAGTGAACTCATCACAAAAGAAGTTACATGTCAGATGCACCAAGCAGCACGAACACCAAACGGATCCACTTAAAGCTCTTTAACAAGTAAGGCACCTGAAAACGGCTTCAACACAGCACGGGAATCAAGATGTGATGAGATCATCACAGGGAACCAGCATGAGATATCAGCGCCCTCTGCTGAGGTCATGCTGTTGCCATCtttttatacagtctgtggaaTGTGTATGGGTCGACCCGAGCTTACGTTAGGGTCTGCGCCGATGTCATCAGGAAACTGTgggctaaaagaaaaagaaaaaaaaaatcaaggaaaaaaaacccaacaacaacaacaacaactaaaaaaacatgaacattttgcTCAGAAACCACACACGCAGCCAGCACGTGGGCAACGTGACAGTGTTTATTCAGCccaacattttaattttgtagAAGCTTTATCTTcttcctgtttattttcttccctgaacttttcactgttttactgaaGCTCTTTCTGACCTCAGGTTATAGTGAACCAGAACAGCGGGACACACCTGTGCTACCTGCTCCGAGTCTACAGGTCGTAGACATCGACGTGAGCACCGGAGGTGTAGCTGTCCTCCAGAAGCAGCTTCATCAGCTTGGCGCAGGACGCCTCACAGCTCAGCAGCTTGCCTTCGGCGAACTGGTCACTAAAGAACTTCCTGATGCTGGGGTCAGCTGACCTGGAGCGAGCATCCACCTGCATGGCCGTATCCAGCGGTCCTGGAGTGGTCACAAAACAAGAAGTGATGACATGGACAGCATGAAGCCTGCTACTGCTCAGCATGGCTAATGAATCATTATGACAGATTTCTTCAGCTCGGTCTGGTATGGCAGGCCAGAGAGGTCAAAACTAAACCGCTTtcaaaaccccccccccccccccccaaaaaaaaaaccacatttaaaaacatttaaaacttattttaaaattttaattttgtcctttttcacaatgaattcattttattttgtttacagtctgaattttattttttttaaattttttttttactattcaGCTAAAAGCCATGGAAGTATTTTATTAAACCCACATTCGTAATCTGTGTCCTCACATCCTTCAGTTTGATTTGAATTTTGACCCTTTCAGCCCTCCATACTCACATCTGAAGTATTTTGCCTTCAGTGAGCTTCTTGTCTTTTCATGGAAAACCGAACCAGCTCAGCAGGCCACGCCCCCTGCCTCACCTGGTGAATAGCTGAGCACCCGGACGTCCGGCTCCTCCAGTGCCAGCACCTGGAACATCATGTCCCGGGCAGCCTTCCCAGTGCAGTAGAGTGCCCAGGATGGGAAAGGCTTGATGGCGCAGAGTGAGCTGATGTTCACCACGGTGCGCCTCAGACCTGGGCGCTGCGGGAATGCCTGCAGCACCCGGGCGGTGAGGCACCAGGCGGAGCTCACGTTCAGCGACAGGTACGAGTCCACCTCGGCGAGGTCGCTGAAACTCACAGCGAAGCGTGACACGTCACCCAGAGAGGCTGGAGGAGGTGAGGTAATGAAGGTCAGAGGTGAAACCAGCATGAATCACAGAGGTTTAAAGAGTTCATGCATTAAAACATCAGGAAGCAGAAACATTAAAATTCATTTGGATTATTTAACAAAATCAATAACAACATGTTCAAAAAAAAGTGATTAGGAAGAAGCAAAAACTTACAGAATCCCCCCAACATTCCACCCTTTAGCATCCAGTAATCATAACAGGGACTTGATAAAAGACTATGAAGAGGGGGTTTAAAAGCAATCAATTTTGAAATAATGAATGGCATTttaaagattaattggctccgatctttcttaaaaaataataatgagatCTGGTTCTTGATACCATCTCTTATTTTCAACAAAGTTGGGGGGATCCAATTCATTTTAGGATGTGATTTTGAAATTTCTAAACTACCCATAAAACTTTCCAAATTTCATCAACAAGTTTTGTTAAATTGgaaattaatgtttaaaaataactttagtCCCCACAACGTTACATTGTGGAATAATAGGGTGATATTGAATCGGGGGAAATCTATGTTTGTGGAAGAATGGATGACAAAATAAATTTGGTCTGTGACACATAATGGATGGAAATGGACATATACTTGAATTAAACAGGCTTAATGAGAAATATGACATGAGTTGCTCGTTCGAGTTCTATAAAAAGGTTTCACAGAATATCCCAATAGTCCTTGTAAATACGATAAAGAACAATTTTTCaaatatagggctttggagttgacgtcacgccgcaatgcattgtgggagcgcagctccattttgggggtctacgatccaaacaaacacactgtattGGAACGGCGACTACGAcaagaaacatgcttaaaagcagctcgaAAGAAAACGGATGGTATAGAGAtcgattgcgtccagaggcgaagcagcggtatttgaaaaaaatagagtgcatcgcaaatCTGGACCCATACGACATACGGCAGTGGAGTAAAGACCCAGACGACTTACCGCCACTGTCCTACCCCGATATCTTCACCTATCTTGTTTGTGGAGTAAGTGCTTACACTGCGAATCAGTTTCGTAATTACAAGTCACTGGAGGCGCATATCCAATTAACAAATGGCTGGgtgcaagatttggctattttcaagcCGCCAAAATCTGAGTACGTCGTCATTCATACCAAGGTAAGTCAGCTGGAGTGCATCGAGTGACATAGCCATTTTCCACCCCCCACCATAATTAATGTTATACCTCTATCATTGAACTGCTAAAATATCGTTATCATATTATGTGCCCATAATTGTATAGTAGATGCAAATTAACACATTGATAATCGGGCAAATTATTAACGCCAATCAGTGTCCTCcctgtctcatttcatttattgtctttacatcaACCTTGTCCTTGCatgttacaggtactgcactcccAAAGATTGAATGAACCTGCATTACGACCATGGGTAATTGTAagcaccacagggaaggttgaaacTGCACACTGCACCTGTATGGCCGGAGTTGCTGAGACCTGCACCCATGTCGCTGCACTTCTGTTTAAAGTGGAGGCAACAGTGAGGATACGTGGCACAAAGACAGTCACAGATGAACCAGCTTACTGGGTTTTGCCGGGGAACAcaaccaagatacagccagaggttggccataacattgactttacatcttcagcagcacaaaaaaagaCTCTTGATGAAAATATAAACGGACCGTCTGTGGTGAAAGGCAGAAGAAGCCGTCGTTCAAAAAGAAAGATTCCCTCTGCTACGTTTGAGGAGTTGTCACCAGTGTTAGACACActtcaaaaacacaataaagcagTGTGTTTGTCTGGATTGGAGAAATACTACACATCACACACTGTACAGTCATCCACATTACCACTGTCTCTGGCGTGTTTGCACAGCACAGGTGCACAGTCCCTTGGCCTTACCGAGCTACAACTGCACTGCGTAAAGTacataaacacagcaaaagTTACTGAAGAACAGGCAGAAGCTATTGAGGTAGGCACAAGACTGCAACACAAGAGCCCAGAATGGTATGCTTGGCGTGCTGGGAGGATCACAGCTTCAATGATGCACGCTGTGTTTGCCACCACTGTAGAAAAACCCGCCTTTACTGTGATTAATCGTGTTTGCTACCCTGTTAACTCTGTCTGTAATGTGCAAACAACTTGGGGACTGGAGCATGAACAGGATGCTCGACATGCCTACACCCAGACAATGTCAGCATGTCACAAAAACCTACAGGTCCGTATGTGTGGTTTTCTTGTTAACATGGCTTTTCCTGAAGTAGGAGCATCTCCTGATGGACTAACCACGTGTGAATGCTGTGGGAAGGGGTGCCTAGAAATTAAATGTCCATTTAAATATCGATGTGACAGCATTCAGCAAGCGTTGAATGCACATGACAAAGACTTCTGCCTCGAGTTGACAGCAAAAGGACTTAACTTGAAGAAGACACATCGCTTCTACTCACAAGTGCAAACACAGGTCTTTGTGGCCAACGCAAAGCACTGTGACCTCGTGGTATGGACACAAAAAGACATGGCAATTTTACGCATCTTCCCAGATGTGCACTTCTGGGAATCACATTTAAAGAAAGCTCAGGAGTTCTTTCAGAAGGTGTGCCTTCCTGAACTTGTAGGAAAACATTTCTCTAAGCGAAATGCAGCCCCGAGTGGTCACAACGTTTTTTCTTCTGGTGTCTAGTTTTTTGTCAGAAGTGCATTGAAATATGTATAACTTGATTTCAAACGTGCAGCACTTACCATGTACCAATTgtcaaagtgtgaaataaagagtgcaaagcagttatTTGTTATCTTGCTTTTATTATAACGTAATTTTAGTGAAACAAAGAGTTCAAAGTGATGATAAACTTTCGCTTATAGTATACAGGTACAGAAATGGTTACATAACGCAATGTCAATGTGTTCATACagtcacacatacaaaaaactaaaaaggttttccttttttaaacaattattaaTTAACAAGTACAAGTCTCAATTGTGCCTGGTTTCACTACCACACTGGGGCACATGTtaaccaaaacacaacacacccTCACAATTTTATCAAGGAATGTAAcgtcttcaccctcacatggaagaagagAACGGATGGGCATGGTAGTATGTAGCATTTTGAATTTGTTGCGCAAACTGCCAATTACTCGTTCAACATGGATTCTTAGGTGTGCAATGGCTCGTGTATTTTCTATGTCCTTGGCATCTAGTTGACAGAAGCCCCTTGTAAATGCTGGGATCTTTACCTCCGCACACATCATTCCCACCGCATCTCTGATGTCAAAGCCTCTGTCAGCCAAAACTACATCCCCTGGTAACAGCTTGTTAAGTATGCCACATTGCTTTGTGATGTGTTTATCTGATGCACGGCCCCCCCACCCcttagaaatgaatgaaattgcACCTTGTGGAGTAATCCCGATCAGATATTTCATGGTGTGTGTACCCTTGTAGTGTGAGTACGTTTGAGCACAAGCCTTTAAATTAGATGGTCGTTCTGTACGAATTTCAAAACAGTCTACAATGATGGCTACACGATTTCCAAAAGTGTCCGTAAATTGTGGTGGCATTGTTGCTTGCAAACAGTGCCTCTCTGGCCAGTGTACAAGTATTCCAAAGCGGGCATACAACACGTCAATTGTAtcagaaaagacagaagaaagagTTTTGTGGGAGACATTGAATAGATAACTAAGATGCTGAACAGGAAGATCAAGTCTAAGTCGCATAAGTGTGAGTAAAAGCATTTGGAAATGTGACAGTTTCTTTGATGCTGGTAGGAAAACTTTTACATTCTCGAGCACGGACataaaaatagcaaaacaagtaaaaccggtgtaatatttcactttttccGTGTCACCCTTTAAAAAGTTTTCATTCAGCTCTGTCTTGTCCAACTTTGATTTAAGCTTTCTGTTCTCCTCCAGCAGCCGGTTTatttctgctctgctctgtacACAGCGCACACAATCATTTGTCAGTTGTTGATCttctgtctgtttctctctgatatCAATGTTTTCTGCATCTGCACCCGTTACCTCTGCTTCTACTTGTCCAGCACAAatttggccctcagccaaaataACAAGGTTGTTATGGTGTTGCTCTTCTGTGGTGTCCATCTCTGGCTGCTCTTCTGTGGTAACTTCTGCTGAGGCTTCACCTTCACACTCTGCTGCTCCATTGTCAAAGCCTGTTCCAATAAAAAGAGTGCAAATACACAAGGGAagttttaaatggtttataCATTAAGGCCGTATGAATActcaaaaatgtttgtgttaattGACTAAGATCAACTTTTAAAATAAGAGACTGTGGCTGGGCGTGCGGTTGTCGTTTACCTCCAAATAGTACTTTATTTTGTTGACGTTGTGTTCGCCTCCTGTGACGGTCTGAATGTGATGTTCGGGTTTCGGAGTGCCCCATGTGTAGCGTTGGTACCCAGTCTGGATTTGTTTGATCCATTTCATAGGCAGGCTTCCCTACAGTTGTGCGAAACAATTAGCGAATCGTTACATAGCACATATGTCTGCAAAGTCACTCCATTCGATGTTTGATCGCAATTTCTATAACTTCCGAGACCACCAACGGTAATATTATTCAGCTTTGAAGTGTGATaagaacatatttagaacttaccggaatgaaaatgtcgtGAGCACACCAGCTGATATCTGGAGACGTAACAGAACTTGATATCAACTCGTCTcacggctgctatccaggctagacgccttcgtttggtaacatccgatacatgagctccttcatgttgcttccaggttgggaaagcataaaaagacaatccaaccttattcccgtgccggtcgtaagatcgaacattgcagccgagcacacagcaagtacgaaccatggctatgcTATCGCTTCTAgcttagacccccaaaatggtgAATCGGGctaaaatcctttccacgcccacccccgtgacatcacgctccaaagccctatacagactccaaatttacataaaattaAACTAGATGGACTTGACTTGGTTAATGAAACATGCAATAATCAATTTAGATTATAACAAATCTGAG
This Astatotilapia calliptera chromosome 7, fAstCal1.2, whole genome shotgun sequence DNA region includes the following protein-coding sequences:
- the LOC113026315 gene encoding sepiapterin reductase, yielding MSSAESASLGRALCIITGASRGFGRAVSRELSRLVTPGSGLVLAARSGEDLHDVQAELAASEAGRAGLRVESVVADVGRTEGLEAIIRAAKDALIEQMDHVMLVNNAASLGDVSRFAVSFSDLAEVDSYLSLNVSSAWCLTARVLQAFPQRPGLRRTVVNISSLCAIKPFPSWALYCTGKAARDMMFQVLALEEPDVRVLSYSPGPLDTAMQVDARSRSADPSIRKFFSDQFAEGKLLSCEASCAKLMKLLLEDSYTSGAHVDVYDL
- the LOC113026314 gene encoding uncharacterized protein LOC113026314, giving the protein MDQTNPDWVPTLHMGHSETRTSHSDRHRRRTQRQQNKVLFGGFDNGAAECEGEASAEVTTEEQPEMDTTEEQHHNNLVILAEGQICAGQVEAEVTGADAENIDIREKQTEDQQLTNDCVRCVQSRAEINRLLEENRKLKSKLDKTELNENFLKGDTEKVKYYTGFTCFAIFMSVLENVKVFLPASKKLSHFQMLLLTLMRLRLDLPVQHLSYLFNVSHKTLSSVFSDTIDVLYARFGILVHWPERHCLQATMPPQFTDTFGNRVAIIVDCFEIRTERPSNLKACAQTYSHYKGTHTMKYLIGITPQGAISFISKGWGGRASDKHITKQCGILNKLLPGDVVLADRGFDIRDAVGMMCAEVKIPAFTRGFCQLDAKDIENTRAIAHLRIHVERVIGSLRNKFKMLHTTMPIRSLLPCEGEDVTFLDKIVRVCCVLVNMCPSVVVKPGTIETCTC